A DNA window from Bradyrhizobium barranii subsp. barranii contains the following coding sequences:
- a CDS encoding MaoC family dehydratase, with the protein MAQVEWFDDLTIGMRFKSPEVQVTEADIKRFAAEFDPQPMHLDHEAAKQTLFNGLAASGWHTAAIAMNLAIQARPFGPHPLIGAGVDGLRWTIPVRPNDRLHLVGEVMSLTPSKSKPQGIALVKWTMFNQNGEEVYTFTPIAIIPRRV; encoded by the coding sequence ATGGCGCAGGTCGAGTGGTTCGACGATCTCACCATCGGAATGCGGTTCAAATCCCCCGAGGTGCAAGTCACCGAAGCCGACATCAAGCGCTTTGCAGCCGAGTTCGATCCGCAGCCGATGCATCTCGACCATGAGGCCGCCAAGCAGACCTTGTTCAACGGCCTGGCTGCATCAGGATGGCACACCGCCGCGATCGCCATGAACCTCGCGATCCAGGCCCGCCCGTTCGGCCCGCATCCGCTGATCGGCGCGGGCGTCGACGGCCTGCGCTGGACCATCCCGGTACGGCCCAATGACCGCCTGCATCTGGTCGGCGAGGTCATGAGCCTGACGCCGTCGAAGTCGAAGCCGCAGGGCATCGCGCTGGTGAAATGGACCATGTTCAACCAGAACGGCGAGGAGGTTTACACCTTCACCCCGATCGCCATCATCCCCAGGCGGGTGTAG
- a CDS encoding helix-turn-helix transcriptional regulator codes for MTILQANRFSSLVGEIYDAAVDPALRSGPLEQVSHFVGGCAATILSRDAARLSIEIHQHFGTEPRFRQLYRDRYVEQDPLLDRHLAFAAGHAIGVTDIMPHADFVATSFYREWVEPQGAIDLATVALERSDARTTVLQVLRHRSRGTVDEAMRERMRLLAPHIQRSRIMGRQIRARSHTVDDLADVLDGLSTAICLLDADGRVVHANAACRQLFVDANLLAMVGDRIVVRNTQADKIFRGLFEVAADGETHPAGRRRIGLATSADGQHYLVQVLPLKRERSLPRDVAATVLLVQKAAMVPSLVPEAIAAAFGLTRSELRVLMAIVEVGGVPDIAAKLGIAETTVKTHLGRLFEKTGAGRQADLVKIAAGFTAPFVQRTRRDDDTM; via the coding sequence ATGACGATCCTCCAGGCAAACCGGTTCTCGTCTCTCGTCGGCGAGATCTACGATGCGGCGGTCGATCCCGCGCTACGCAGCGGCCCGCTGGAACAGGTTTCCCATTTCGTCGGCGGGTGTGCCGCGACCATCCTATCCCGCGATGCGGCAAGGCTCTCGATCGAGATTCACCAGCATTTTGGCACCGAACCCCGCTTCCGCCAGCTCTATCGCGACAGATATGTCGAGCAGGATCCTCTGCTCGATCGTCATCTCGCTTTTGCGGCCGGGCACGCCATCGGCGTGACCGATATCATGCCGCACGCGGACTTCGTGGCGACGAGCTTCTATCGCGAGTGGGTCGAGCCGCAGGGCGCGATCGACCTCGCGACCGTCGCGCTCGAGAGATCGGACGCGCGTACCACGGTGTTGCAGGTGTTACGCCACCGATCCCGCGGAACCGTCGACGAGGCGATGCGCGAACGCATGCGGCTGCTCGCACCCCACATCCAGCGTTCCAGGATCATGGGCCGGCAGATCAGGGCGCGCTCGCATACCGTGGACGACCTTGCCGATGTGCTCGACGGCCTGAGCACGGCGATCTGCCTGCTCGATGCGGATGGCCGGGTCGTCCACGCCAACGCGGCGTGCCGGCAGCTGTTCGTCGATGCAAACCTGCTCGCGATGGTCGGCGACCGGATCGTGGTCCGTAACACCCAGGCCGACAAAATATTCCGCGGCCTGTTCGAAGTTGCCGCAGATGGTGAAACTCACCCGGCCGGTCGCCGCCGCATCGGGCTCGCGACGTCGGCGGACGGTCAGCACTATCTCGTCCAAGTCCTTCCATTGAAGCGGGAGCGCAGCCTGCCGAGAGACGTCGCGGCTACGGTGCTTCTCGTACAGAAGGCCGCGATGGTGCCATCGCTCGTGCCCGAAGCCATTGCTGCGGCCTTCGGGCTGACGCGGTCCGAATTGCGCGTGCTGATGGCCATCGTCGAGGTCGGCGGCGTTCCCGATATCGCGGCAAAGCTCGGCATTGCCGAGACCACGGTGAAGACGCATCTCGGTCGCCTGTTCGAGAAGACCGGTGCCGGCAGGCAGGCCGACCTCGTGAAGATCGCGGCCGGCTTCACCGCGCCGTTTGTACAGCGAACGCGCCGCGACGACGACACCATGTGA
- a CDS encoding helix-turn-helix transcriptional regulator, giving the protein MSGKDEFSILNVSTDHIPEDERVPLLREFYCRGVLKAEVEPTDEKPFAASLTSHGLPDVQLVIGGLVGARVIRTKQLVVDGNDSLGLMINRSGIVEVSARGRDLRLHPGDAVLTSAEDATIYERLSLGNCLSLRVPRRVLAPMIVDIDDTVMRIIPERATGLRLLVDYATSLVRERAFAVPALRQLAVAHLHDPMARVLGATDEVHELAGRRGVRAARLRKVKSFIVNNCWQQDLSVATVAQEFGVTTRYLQRLFEADGKTFSSFLTGQRLKRAHRMLREPDFAGQPVSSIAYDVGFGDLSYFNRCFRRAYGATPSGVRSGEAL; this is encoded by the coding sequence GTGAGCGGCAAGGACGAATTTTCCATTCTCAATGTTTCGACGGACCACATTCCCGAAGACGAGCGTGTGCCGCTGCTGCGCGAATTCTATTGCCGCGGCGTGCTCAAGGCGGAGGTCGAGCCGACGGACGAAAAGCCGTTCGCCGCGAGCCTCACATCCCATGGCTTGCCGGACGTCCAGCTGGTGATCGGCGGGCTGGTCGGAGCTCGGGTCATCCGTACCAAACAACTGGTCGTCGACGGCAACGACAGCCTTGGCCTGATGATCAACCGATCCGGCATCGTCGAAGTATCTGCGCGAGGACGAGATCTGAGGCTTCATCCCGGTGACGCGGTTCTGACGAGCGCGGAGGACGCGACGATCTACGAACGCCTCTCGCTTGGAAATTGTCTGTCGCTGCGCGTGCCGCGGCGGGTGCTGGCGCCCATGATCGTGGACATCGACGACACCGTGATGCGAATCATTCCGGAGCGCGCCACCGGACTTCGCCTGCTGGTCGACTACGCGACGTCTCTGGTGCGCGAGCGCGCGTTCGCGGTGCCCGCATTGCGCCAGCTCGCTGTTGCACATCTCCATGATCCGATGGCGCGTGTTCTCGGCGCGACGGATGAGGTTCACGAGCTGGCCGGGCGCCGAGGCGTCCGGGCCGCGCGGCTGCGGAAGGTGAAGTCCTTCATCGTCAACAATTGCTGGCAGCAGGACCTCTCGGTCGCGACCGTGGCGCAGGAATTCGGCGTGACCACACGCTATCTCCAGCGGCTGTTCGAAGCCGACGGCAAGACGTTCTCGTCCTTCCTGACGGGGCAGCGCCTCAAACGCGCCCATCGCATGCTGCGCGAGCCTGACTTCGCCGGGCAGCCGGTGAGCTCGATCGCCTACGACGTCGGCTTCGGCGATCTCTCTTATTTCAATCGTTGTTTCCGCCGGGCCTATGGCGCGACGCCCAGCGGCGTCAGGAGCGGCGAAGCGCTGTGA
- a CDS encoding DUF6894 family protein has protein sequence MRRFFFDLLVDNVVKIDPGGMVFEQARATFVVADEMARHLFVWRDDLRDRDAWIRVRDAGGREVYRAAVWSENVEKVGWDQA, from the coding sequence ATGCGCCGCTTCTTCTTTGATCTCCTGGTCGACAATGTCGTGAAGATCGATCCGGGCGGCATGGTCTTCGAGCAGGCCAGGGCCACGTTCGTCGTGGCCGACGAGATGGCGAGACATCTGTTTGTCTGGCGTGACGATCTGCGCGATCGCGACGCCTGGATTCGCGTCAGGGATGCCGGCGGACGAGAGGTCTATCGCGCCGCGGTCTGGTCAGAAAATGTCGAGAAGGTCGGCTGGGACCAGGCATGA
- a CDS encoding helix-turn-helix transcriptional regulator, protein MHGLRKLPELVESIYDAGLDPSLWNHVVAGIRDFVGGQACGLFSKDSISKFGVTHYYCGADPHYIRLYSETHSKFDPLTVLPPHGEIVSIPDLVNFDEYRKGRFCQEWMQPQGCSDAANVVLETSHANCPVMMTVLSGRRMVDPAMKHRLSLIVPHASRALLINRAITSQLTLATALVDVLDNLASGIFLLDAFCRVVHANSAGHALFAAADVVRSVAGQLVTSSAEANQTLREALATRSEIALLATRGHAIPLLSPSGERYVAHILPLSSVLRNGSEQVVDAAGALLLRKVSLGGQSYGELIARTFDLTPAELRVFLSIVEVGGVPETAAALGIAETTAKTHLHRVFAKTGVSRQADLVKLAAGFSNPLVN, encoded by the coding sequence ATGCACGGACTACGGAAGCTGCCGGAACTGGTCGAGTCCATCTATGACGCAGGGCTCGATCCCTCGCTGTGGAACCACGTCGTCGCCGGCATTCGCGATTTCGTCGGCGGGCAGGCCTGCGGGCTGTTTTCCAAGGATTCGATCAGCAAATTCGGCGTCACTCATTATTATTGCGGGGCCGACCCGCACTATATCCGGCTCTATTCAGAGACCCATTCGAAGTTCGACCCGCTGACGGTGCTGCCGCCGCATGGCGAGATCGTCAGCATCCCCGATCTCGTCAATTTTGATGAATACCGGAAAGGGCGCTTTTGCCAGGAGTGGATGCAGCCGCAGGGTTGCAGCGACGCGGCCAATGTTGTGCTCGAGACATCGCATGCGAACTGCCCCGTGATGATGACGGTGCTGTCGGGCCGGCGCATGGTGGATCCGGCGATGAAGCATCGGCTTTCGCTGATTGTGCCGCACGCCAGCCGCGCGCTGCTGATCAACCGCGCCATCACCTCGCAGCTGACACTGGCGACGGCGCTGGTGGATGTTCTGGACAATCTGGCGTCCGGCATCTTCCTGCTCGATGCCTTTTGCCGGGTGGTGCATGCGAATTCGGCCGGCCACGCCTTGTTTGCCGCCGCCGACGTGGTTCGGTCCGTTGCCGGGCAGCTCGTAACCAGCAGCGCGGAGGCCAATCAGACGCTGCGCGAGGCGCTTGCGACCCGCAGCGAAATTGCCCTGCTTGCCACACGGGGCCATGCGATCCCGCTGCTTTCGCCGAGCGGCGAGCGTTATGTCGCGCATATTCTGCCGCTGTCGTCCGTGCTGCGAAATGGCAGCGAGCAGGTGGTCGATGCCGCCGGTGCGCTGCTCCTGCGCAAGGTGTCGCTTGGCGGGCAGTCCTATGGCGAGCTGATCGCACGGACCTTCGACCTCACGCCGGCCGAGCTGCGCGTGTTCCTGTCGATCGTCGAGGTCGGTGGCGTCCCGGAAACGGCGGCAGCGCTCGGTATCGCAGAAACCACGGCGAAGACGCATTTGCATCGGGTGTTCGCCAAGACCGGCGTTTCGCGTCAGGCCGATCTCGTCAAGCTCGCGGCGGGATTCTCCAATCCGCTCGTCAACTGA
- a CDS encoding helix-turn-helix transcriptional regulator, with translation MSRPPKQSELIANIYDAGLHPELWSDVVVKLNAFIGSQACGLISKDPVSKSGATHYYCGVDPHYIQLYAETYAQYDPLARLPRYGEVRNIPDLVNFDEYRRGRFYQEWLRPQGCVDVASVVLEQSKSPCPMLITVIPGKGMLDAEQRARMQFLVPHASRALLINRAIERKQQRAIALADVVDRLNAGVILLDPACNIVHSNPAADTLLAADDVLRSVAGRLAARSSAANSALRDIFRDAGEVAVAAAAGRKIPLMSHDGSYYVAHVIALPSLLREGAAERTSAVGALFIWKAELDGRSCAGLIDRAFELTPAELRVMQSIVEVGGVPETAVALGIAETTVKTHLHRVFAKTGVSRQADLVKLAAGFSNPVLH, from the coding sequence ATGTCCCGACCTCCCAAACAGTCCGAGTTGATCGCGAATATATATGACGCGGGTCTTCACCCTGAGTTGTGGAGCGATGTCGTCGTCAAGCTCAATGCGTTCATCGGCAGCCAGGCTTGCGGGCTGATTTCGAAGGATCCGGTCAGCAAGTCCGGCGCGACGCATTATTACTGCGGTGTCGATCCGCACTACATCCAGCTCTATGCCGAGACCTACGCCCAGTACGATCCGCTGGCACGGCTGCCTCGCTATGGCGAGGTTCGTAACATCCCCGATCTCGTGAATTTCGACGAATATCGCCGCGGGCGGTTCTATCAGGAATGGCTGCGGCCCCAGGGCTGCGTCGATGTCGCCAGCGTGGTTCTGGAACAGTCGAAGTCGCCGTGTCCGATGCTGATCACCGTGATTCCCGGCAAGGGGATGCTCGATGCCGAGCAGCGGGCGCGGATGCAATTCCTGGTTCCGCATGCGAGCCGAGCGCTGCTGATCAACCGGGCGATCGAGCGGAAGCAGCAGCGGGCGATCGCGCTCGCCGATGTCGTGGATCGGCTGAATGCCGGCGTCATCCTGCTCGATCCGGCCTGCAACATCGTCCACAGCAATCCTGCCGCGGACACGTTGCTCGCCGCCGATGATGTCCTGCGGTCTGTCGCGGGCCGGCTGGCGGCACGATCTTCCGCGGCAAATTCGGCGCTGCGCGATATCTTCCGTGACGCAGGCGAGGTTGCCGTCGCCGCGGCCGCCGGGCGAAAGATTCCGCTGATGTCGCATGACGGCTCCTACTACGTCGCGCACGTCATCGCGCTGCCGTCGTTGTTGCGTGAAGGCGCGGCGGAGCGCACGTCGGCGGTCGGCGCCTTGTTCATCTGGAAGGCGGAACTCGACGGCCGCTCATGTGCCGGCCTGATCGACCGCGCGTTCGAGTTGACCCCTGCGGAGCTGAGGGTCATGCAATCGATCGTCGAGGTCGGTGGTGTGCCGGAGACGGCCGTGGCGCTCGGCATCGCGGAGACGACGGTGAAGACGCATCTGCATCGGGTGTTCGCGAAGACCGGCGTCTCGCGTCAGGCCGATCTCGTCAAGCTCGCGGCTGGATTCTCCAATCCGGTTCTGCACTGA
- a CDS encoding sulfite exporter TauE/SafE family protein, producing the protein MPDITTSLLVSVAVFAGAFVSGLSGFAFSAVAGAILLRVFQPLEAVPLMMACSIGVQATNLWALRRSIRWEGSLLLIVGGLIGVPIAVSLLQSTDTHLLRRGFGIIVALYAAYMLLRPTLVTAGEAVGRPWVALIGFGGGLVGGLTAMPGAIPTIWCDMRGMPKSEQRGLVQPFIAAMQVFAIALLVGHQDLSSKVFVELAISLPALFAGSALGVIAFQRVNETVFRKTVLVLLLLSGISLI; encoded by the coding sequence GTGCCTGATATCACGACCAGCCTTCTCGTGAGCGTCGCCGTGTTCGCCGGCGCCTTCGTTTCGGGGCTCTCGGGCTTCGCGTTCTCGGCCGTGGCAGGCGCGATTCTGCTGCGCGTGTTTCAGCCGCTGGAGGCCGTGCCGCTGATGATGGCGTGCAGCATCGGCGTGCAGGCCACCAATCTGTGGGCGCTTCGGCGCAGCATCCGGTGGGAGGGTAGTCTGCTGCTGATCGTCGGCGGATTGATCGGTGTTCCCATCGCGGTGTCGCTGTTGCAATCCACGGACACGCATCTGCTCCGCCGCGGCTTCGGCATCATCGTGGCACTCTATGCGGCCTACATGCTGCTGCGGCCGACGCTTGTGACGGCCGGTGAGGCAGTCGGCCGGCCCTGGGTCGCACTGATCGGGTTCGGGGGAGGGCTGGTCGGCGGCCTGACCGCGATGCCTGGCGCGATCCCCACGATCTGGTGCGACATGCGCGGCATGCCCAAGAGCGAGCAGCGCGGCCTGGTGCAGCCGTTCATCGCCGCGATGCAGGTCTTCGCGATCGCGCTGCTGGTCGGACACCAGGACCTGTCGTCCAAGGTGTTCGTCGAGCTCGCGATCAGCCTGCCGGCGCTGTTCGCCGGCTCAGCGCTCGGTGTGATCGCCTTTCAGCGGGTCAACGAGACGGTCTTTCGCAAGACCGTGCTCGTTCTGTTGCTGCTCTCGGGGATCTCGCTGATCTAG
- a CDS encoding efflux RND transporter periplasmic adaptor subunit, whose amino-acid sequence MHPSQNSPRTGRFRRLLGGVAIVGALAVAGSIATGHYLRAAQATATAAAAEQAVPVTVALIEPKQTVLWDDFSGRLEAINRVELRPRVAGAILATNFTEGALVKAGDVLFKIDPAPYAAEVDKANAQLEAAKARVVFTQSELERGAQLVGNAVVTRRDYDQRDNANREAIANVKAAEATLQTAKLNLDYTEVRAPVDGRVGKFEITVGNLVAAGTASPVLTSLVSVNPIYASFDADEEVVLRALNSIADASGKRGNLDQIPVEMTTSGGLSARGHIQLIDNQVNGQSGTIRVRAVFRNEDGRLIPGQFARVRMGQPKQQTLVMIDERAIGTDQDKKFVMGVGDDSRAVYRPITLGGSVDGLRIVTAGLKPGDRIIVNGLQRVRPGALLKTEVAAMGARGPQQASNHSNQDVVQR is encoded by the coding sequence ATGCATCCCTCGCAAAACTCCCCCCGCACTGGCCGTTTCCGCCGCCTCCTCGGCGGCGTTGCCATCGTGGGCGCCCTCGCCGTGGCCGGCTCGATCGCGACCGGCCATTACTTACGTGCCGCGCAGGCGACCGCAACGGCTGCGGCAGCTGAGCAGGCCGTCCCTGTCACGGTCGCGCTGATCGAACCGAAGCAGACCGTGCTGTGGGACGATTTCTCCGGCCGGCTCGAGGCCATCAACCGTGTCGAGCTTCGTCCCCGCGTCGCGGGTGCGATCCTTGCGACCAACTTCACCGAAGGCGCGCTGGTGAAGGCCGGCGATGTGCTGTTCAAGATTGATCCGGCGCCTTACGCCGCGGAGGTCGACAAGGCCAACGCCCAGCTCGAGGCTGCCAAGGCGCGCGTCGTGTTCACCCAGAGCGAGCTCGAGCGAGGCGCACAGCTGGTCGGCAACGCCGTCGTCACACGGCGCGACTACGACCAGCGCGACAATGCCAATCGCGAAGCCATCGCAAACGTGAAGGCGGCCGAAGCGACGCTCCAGACCGCAAAGCTCAATCTCGACTACACCGAGGTGCGTGCGCCCGTGGACGGCCGCGTCGGCAAGTTCGAGATCACCGTCGGCAATCTCGTCGCCGCCGGCACCGCCTCCCCGGTGCTGACCTCGCTGGTGTCGGTCAATCCGATCTACGCATCGTTCGATGCGGATGAAGAGGTCGTGCTGCGCGCGTTGAATTCGATCGCGGATGCCTCCGGCAAGCGCGGCAATCTCGACCAGATCCCGGTGGAAATGACGACATCCGGCGGTCTCTCGGCGAGAGGTCATATTCAGCTGATCGACAACCAGGTCAACGGCCAGAGCGGCACCATTCGGGTCCGCGCGGTGTTTCGGAACGAGGACGGGCGTCTCATCCCCGGCCAGTTCGCACGCGTACGCATGGGCCAGCCGAAGCAGCAGACGCTGGTGATGATCGACGAGCGCGCGATCGGCACCGACCAGGACAAGAAGTTCGTGATGGGGGTCGGCGACGACAGCCGTGCGGTCTACCGGCCGATCACTCTCGGCGGCTCGGTCGATGGCCTTCGCATCGTGACGGCGGGACTGAAGCCCGGTGATCGCATCATCGTCAATGGCCTGCAGCGCGTGCGTCCCGGTGCCCTCCTCAAGACGGAGGTCGCCGCGATGGGCGCGCGTGGACCGCAGCAGGCCTCCAACCACAGCAACCAGGACGTGGTGCAACGCTAG
- a CDS encoding TetR/AcrR family transcriptional regulator has product MGMGRPREFDAETALDQAMEVFWRHGYEGATIAQLTEAMGINPPSLYACFGNKEGLLKAALDRYTKLRGVWMDEVVAAPTARDVAERMLMGIADKQTDPANPPGCLLVQGGIACGSGSENVPFELAARRAQNEDQLRDRFVRAKAEGDLKPGSDPAALARYVSAVSVGMGVMASSGSDLEALRQVASVAVQAVEAQSADRT; this is encoded by the coding sequence ATGGGCATGGGACGCCCCCGCGAATTCGACGCCGAAACGGCGTTGGACCAGGCGATGGAAGTGTTTTGGCGCCATGGCTATGAGGGCGCCACCATTGCCCAGCTCACCGAGGCCATGGGCATCAATCCGCCGAGCCTTTACGCCTGCTTCGGCAACAAGGAAGGCCTGCTCAAGGCCGCGCTCGACCGTTACACCAAATTGCGGGGCGTCTGGATGGACGAGGTGGTCGCCGCACCGACCGCCCGCGACGTCGCCGAGCGGATGCTGATGGGCATCGCCGACAAGCAGACCGATCCCGCCAATCCGCCCGGCTGCCTGCTCGTGCAAGGCGGCATCGCCTGCGGCAGCGGCTCCGAAAATGTCCCGTTCGAGCTCGCCGCCCGCCGCGCCCAAAATGAAGACCAGCTCCGCGACCGCTTTGTTCGCGCCAAGGCCGAAGGCGATCTCAAGCCGGGCTCTGATCCCGCCGCACTCGCGCGCTACGTCTCGGCCGTCTCGGTCGGCATGGGCGTGATGGCGTCCTCAGGCTCCGACCTCGAGGCGCTGCGTCAGGTCGCGAGCGTTGCCGTGCAGGCGGTCGAGGCGCAGTCGGCCGACAGAACGTGA